From a single Ignavibacteriota bacterium genomic region:
- a CDS encoding glycosyltransferase family 4 protein, with the protein MNHVPHYVFAVWMVGGIQTVYHNMQNGLGSTDEAKTSWVPIEMYPDDWITRIPPISLVGTWRNSMATWNRMRPLRRTHGPFDAAYILEQTLITFLWRFRSRTPYLLSTDMTPLFCAKRGFWYAVPEFDPSSMSSRAKQAITGSVYRKAFQMLPWSHAVRDSLIEDYGVREDRITVLPPGMDLRSWKAIDRSPRIAQGARRGFTVLHVGTDPQRKGADLLLSLAGEPEFQDVTFRFVTNDLDTRHLQNVHVHAGLQPNSKELQALYHAADAFVLPTRADTFSMVALEAMATGLPVIISRVGGIEDIVEEGATGFLTAPDDLSMLRDRLRRLRAQPALALSMGERGRRRVEEHFNLEKHLATVMSLMHSAAHARAERKP; encoded by the coding sequence ATGAACCACGTCCCTCACTACGTGTTCGCCGTATGGATGGTCGGCGGCATCCAGACCGTGTACCATAACATGCAGAACGGCCTCGGGTCAACGGACGAGGCAAAGACCTCGTGGGTGCCCATCGAAATGTACCCTGACGATTGGATCACCAGGATCCCGCCCATCTCGCTGGTCGGCACTTGGCGGAATTCCATGGCGACATGGAACCGTATGCGTCCGCTCAGGCGCACGCATGGCCCATTCGATGCGGCGTACATTCTGGAGCAGACCCTCATCACCTTCCTCTGGCGCTTCAGATCACGGACCCCGTATCTGCTGTCGACCGATATGACGCCGTTGTTCTGTGCGAAGCGGGGGTTCTGGTATGCCGTCCCGGAATTCGACCCATCATCGATGTCGTCCCGCGCGAAGCAAGCCATCACCGGGTCGGTGTACCGGAAGGCATTCCAGATGCTTCCATGGTCGCACGCTGTCCGCGATTCCCTGATCGAAGACTACGGGGTCCGGGAGGACCGTATCACCGTCCTGCCTCCGGGCATGGACCTCCGGTCGTGGAAGGCGATCGACAGGAGTCCGCGCATCGCGCAGGGCGCCAGGCGCGGGTTCACGGTGCTGCATGTTGGGACCGACCCACAGCGGAAAGGGGCGGACCTGCTGCTGTCGTTGGCAGGCGAGCCGGAGTTCCAGGATGTGACATTCCGGTTCGTCACGAACGACCTGGATACCCGGCACCTCCAGAACGTCCATGTGCATGCCGGATTGCAGCCGAACTCGAAAGAGCTCCAGGCCCTCTATCATGCGGCAGACGCGTTCGTCCTGCCGACACGGGCCGACACATTCTCCATGGTCGCGCTCGAAGCCATGGCCACCGGCCTCCCGGTCATCATCTCGCGCGTAGGAGGCATCGAAGATATCGTCGAAGAAGGTGCCACGGGTTTCCTGACGGCACCTGACGATCTCTCCATGCTCCGCGACAGGCTCCGTCGTCTCCGTGCCCAACCGGCCCTGGCGCTCAGCATGGGTGAGCGCGGACGGCGCCGCGTCGAAGAGCACTTCAACCTTGAAAAGCACCTTGCAACTGTCATGTCACTTATGCACTCAGCCGCGCATGCACGAGCGGAAAGGAAACCATGA
- a CDS encoding polysaccharide deacetylase family protein codes for MILSRAIQPIVYHRVCPDDRYTPSEYAVRVSDFRRQMEYMLGHGYTPVTLDEFQGSLDGRETTGGKRVLVTFDDGYRDNYTHAFPILQELHIPALIFLVADFTRRTNWWDQPLGVPVAELLRPAEIREMAAAGVTFGSHTLSHVSLPGLAPDVLRRELMESKEKISSITGSPVTAFSYPYGHMNENVRSSVREAGYACAFAVNGGPFLPATDPWEVRRVNITAAAGGWELSSKLSGVERAGLWAWWKVRRRSGRSVHNEIRRGF; via the coding sequence ATGATACTCTCCCGGGCGATCCAACCCATTGTCTACCACCGTGTCTGTCCCGATGATCGGTACACGCCATCCGAGTATGCGGTGCGCGTTTCGGATTTCAGGCGACAGATGGAGTACATGCTCGGTCACGGGTACACGCCGGTGACCCTCGATGAATTCCAGGGGAGTCTCGACGGCCGGGAGACGACAGGCGGGAAGCGTGTGCTCGTGACATTCGACGACGGCTATCGCGACAACTATACTCATGCGTTCCCGATACTGCAGGAGCTCCACATTCCCGCGCTGATCTTCCTCGTGGCCGACTTCACCCGGAGGACGAACTGGTGGGACCAACCCCTTGGCGTCCCTGTTGCAGAACTTCTGCGTCCGGCGGAGATCAGGGAAATGGCGGCGGCCGGGGTCACATTCGGGTCACACACGCTCTCACACGTCTCCCTCCCCGGACTCGCTCCCGATGTCCTCCGGCGGGAGCTCATGGAATCCAAAGAGAAGATCAGCAGCATCACGGGGTCGCCGGTCACTGCGTTCTCCTATCCGTATGGCCATATGAATGAGAATGTCCGGAGTTCTGTGCGTGAAGCAGGGTATGCCTGCGCATTCGCGGTGAACGGAGGCCCGTTCCTGCCCGCGACCGATCCCTGGGAGGTCCGGCGCGTGAACATCACGGCCGCCGCCGGGGGCTGGGAACTGTCATCAAAACTTTCCGGCGTGGAACGGGCCGGACTCTGGGCATGGTGGAAAGTGCGCCGCCGTTCAGGCCGCAGTGTTCACAACGAGATACGAAGAGGATTCTAG
- a CDS encoding glycosyltransferase family 2 protein: MITAAHIAIILLVGLPLAYLGLLSILACFARPDAARNAGRRRRFALIIPAYNEESCIAETVGSALAITYPVDAFDVVVVADNCTDRTADRAQEAGARVIVRFSDHERSKGHALRWAFDRLLAEGYEAFAVCDADSTMSTNFLQVLNDTMHRGAGAVQCSDLVKPAPGAWSSEATRAGFLLYNVARPLGRMVLGCSAGLRGNGMGFTAATLRRVPWTAFGRAEDLEYGLILLLNGIAVRFAPSASVVATMPTDARNAESQRARWEGGRYPLIRRYAWPLLRESVLRRSFRLFDAWTDLVTPPFTNLMLLAGAGATADLIALGIGLTMSPVFVALWLVACACGIAHVVFGFASAGKLAELMALMKHVPFYVLWKVRLYARITTTRDPQGWVRTTRERPTMAEKL; encoded by the coding sequence ATGATCACCGCCGCACATATCGCCATCATTCTGCTGGTGGGCCTCCCGCTCGCCTATCTCGGGCTCCTGAGCATCCTCGCATGCTTCGCACGGCCGGATGCTGCACGGAACGCCGGACGCAGGAGGCGCTTTGCTCTCATCATCCCCGCGTATAACGAAGAGAGCTGCATCGCGGAGACCGTCGGGAGCGCACTGGCGATCACCTATCCGGTGGATGCCTTTGACGTGGTCGTGGTGGCCGACAATTGCACCGACCGGACGGCGGATCGTGCGCAGGAAGCGGGGGCACGTGTCATCGTCCGGTTCTCCGACCATGAGCGAAGCAAAGGGCACGCCTTGCGGTGGGCATTCGATCGCCTGCTGGCTGAAGGATATGAAGCGTTCGCCGTGTGCGATGCGGACAGCACGATGTCCACGAATTTTCTCCAGGTCCTGAATGACACCATGCACCGCGGTGCCGGCGCCGTCCAGTGCAGCGATCTGGTCAAGCCCGCTCCGGGCGCATGGAGCTCGGAAGCCACGCGGGCAGGATTCCTGTTGTACAATGTCGCCCGGCCCCTCGGGCGGATGGTGCTCGGGTGTTCGGCAGGATTGCGCGGGAACGGCATGGGGTTCACTGCCGCGACGCTGAGGAGGGTCCCGTGGACGGCATTCGGACGCGCGGAGGACCTTGAATACGGATTGATACTTCTCCTGAACGGCATCGCCGTGCGCTTCGCCCCTTCCGCCTCCGTGGTCGCGACCATGCCGACCGATGCCCGCAACGCCGAGAGTCAGAGGGCGCGCTGGGAAGGCGGACGGTATCCGCTGATCCGGCGCTATGCATGGCCACTGCTCCGCGAGTCGGTGCTCCGCAGGTCATTCCGGTTGTTCGATGCCTGGACCGATCTGGTGACGCCTCCCTTCACGAACCTCATGTTGCTAGCCGGTGCCGGAGCGACAGCAGATCTCATTGCTCTGGGCATCGGCCTCACGATGAGCCCCGTGTTCGTGGCCCTGTGGCTCGTTGCCTGTGCCTGCGGGATCGCCCATGTCGTCTTCGGTTTCGCCTCGGCGGGGAAACTTGCCGAGCTCATGGCACTGATGAAGCACGTGCCCTTCTACGTCCTGTGGAAAGTGCGGCTCTACGCTCGGATCACCACCACCCGGGATCCTCAGGGATGGGTCAGGACAACCCGGGAGAGACCGACGATGGCGGAAAAGCTATGA
- a CDS encoding glycosyltransferase — MNVLFISHSPLYPVDSGVIRRNIHLFLEAARAHRVSLLVLGSGHDMRGFMDRHGSAVHVAMAVDVRNTGWRRVMRVCLFIVTGWAWVRHWHRQRVQHAIDALCAQTMPDVIHLTTPLLMLYRYPHGVRIVADAHNVEYDNLLRIARESRSPLRKLLFFAFAWRLRPEEAKTAAMVDRLLTVSGRDRDMFLHLAPRARIAVVPNGVDLNGFAPSGSARTRHSLLFLGMMNYHPNDDGVRFFLEEIFPAIRTAIPDVTISIVGGEPSAAVRAAGSPQVIVTGLVPDVRPYLASAEVLVVPLRAGGGTRLKLLEAMAAGIPAVSTSIGCEGLGATHDQHLVIADGPGAFARAVVDLLGDADKRQRLAAQAREFVRTRYGWEQVGEVLNAQYSALVPADGSTASSPERFTHAAPSEETV; from the coding sequence ATGAACGTGCTCTTCATATCCCATTCGCCCCTCTACCCTGTCGACTCCGGGGTCATCCGCAGGAACATCCACCTGTTCCTCGAAGCGGCGCGCGCTCACCGGGTCTCGTTGCTCGTCCTCGGATCGGGGCACGACATGCGCGGCTTCATGGACCGGCACGGATCGGCCGTGCATGTTGCCATGGCCGTGGATGTGCGGAACACCGGTTGGCGGAGGGTGATGAGAGTATGCCTCTTCATCGTCACCGGATGGGCGTGGGTACGCCACTGGCACAGGCAGCGCGTCCAGCACGCGATCGATGCATTATGCGCGCAGACCATGCCGGACGTCATCCATCTGACAACACCGTTGCTCATGCTCTACCGCTATCCCCATGGTGTCCGGATCGTCGCCGACGCGCACAACGTTGAATATGACAATCTCCTGCGCATCGCGAGGGAGTCCCGTTCCCCCCTCCGGAAGCTGCTCTTTTTCGCGTTCGCCTGGCGGCTCCGCCCGGAGGAGGCGAAGACCGCAGCGATGGTGGACCGGCTGCTGACGGTGTCCGGGCGCGATAGGGACATGTTCCTGCACCTCGCACCGCGCGCGCGCATCGCCGTCGTGCCGAACGGCGTCGACCTGAACGGCTTTGCGCCTTCCGGGTCCGCGCGCACCAGGCACTCGTTGCTCTTCCTCGGCATGATGAATTACCATCCCAATGATGACGGCGTACGGTTCTTCCTTGAGGAGATCTTCCCGGCCATTCGCACAGCGATACCGGATGTGACCATCTCCATCGTTGGTGGAGAACCGTCAGCCGCCGTGCGCGCCGCCGGATCACCACAGGTCATTGTTACGGGCCTGGTGCCCGACGTGCGGCCCTACCTGGCGTCCGCAGAAGTGCTGGTGGTCCCCTTGCGCGCGGGCGGAGGGACTCGCCTGAAGCTCCTCGAAGCGATGGCAGCCGGCATCCCCGCGGTCAGCACCTCGATCGGCTGCGAGGGGCTCGGCGCCACCCACGACCAGCATCTCGTCATCGCCGATGGCCCCGGGGCATTCGCCCGGGCCGTTGTGGACCTGCTCGGGGATGCGGACAAACGTCAGAGATTGGCCGCGCAGGCACGGGAATTCGTGCGGACACGGTACGGGTGGGAACAGGTCGGTGAGGTATTGAACGCTCAGTACAGCGCCCTGGTCCCGGCCGACGGATCGACGGCATCTTCGCCCGAACGATTCACCCACGCCGCGCCCAGTGAGGAGACCGTATGA
- a CDS encoding GNAT family N-acetyltransferase, with protein sequence MVTPLRTTDMPFTRPSPSDTTAVCSISIVRTDAGLEALEGQWNSLLEDSEARVFQTFEWTSTWWEVIGRSRANRELYIIMIHADGMLVGIAPLFLERVPVFGLLRYRRLTFIGRDTSDYLDILARRGWESKVVETLAAHLIECRRTFDVLLLEDITDPSPTHERLATILLEHGFAGNRFLSEYCPRTHFGRSWEETAATFPKSHRNRLLRRMQTVTEESGLDFEHVTDPAEVPGAMDEFIAMHQARWNVLGHQGVFGDTATDRFHREVAPRLHRRGWLYLAFFTRKGQRLVGDYGLVFRDECATYLGGSAGDPELMRLSPGNVLLMTIMKQCHSMNIRIYDFLRGTERYKYNLGAVDVPNWTLLMYSHRRRYASFLHRAGLLSEALVRRQSYEWASFKVQTAKHGIFSVACLSYVVGRLRTVISDAVQKMRTPEKTLIIARDQQ encoded by the coding sequence ATGGTCACTCCGCTCCGGACAACTGACATGCCGTTCACGCGGCCATCCCCATCGGACACAACGGCGGTATGCAGCATCAGTATCGTGCGCACCGATGCCGGACTCGAAGCCCTCGAGGGCCAGTGGAACTCACTCCTTGAGGACAGTGAGGCACGGGTCTTCCAGACCTTTGAGTGGACCTCCACCTGGTGGGAGGTCATCGGCCGGTCGAGGGCGAACCGCGAACTGTACATCATCATGATCCATGCCGACGGCATGCTGGTCGGCATCGCTCCGCTCTTTCTCGAACGGGTCCCGGTCTTCGGGCTGCTCCGCTACAGAAGACTGACATTCATCGGCAGGGACACGTCGGACTATCTGGATATCCTGGCGCGCCGCGGCTGGGAATCGAAGGTGGTCGAGACTCTCGCCGCGCACCTCATCGAATGCCGCCGCACGTTCGACGTCCTCCTCCTTGAGGACATCACCGATCCATCACCCACGCATGAGCGCCTGGCCACGATACTCCTGGAGCATGGGTTTGCCGGTAACCGGTTCCTCAGCGAGTACTGTCCGCGCACGCATTTCGGCAGGTCATGGGAAGAAACGGCTGCCACGTTCCCGAAATCCCACAGGAACCGGCTCCTCCGCCGCATGCAAACCGTGACAGAGGAATCGGGCCTGGACTTCGAGCATGTCACGGATCCGGCCGAGGTCCCGGGGGCAATGGACGAGTTCATCGCCATGCATCAGGCACGATGGAACGTCCTGGGTCATCAGGGTGTGTTCGGAGATACTGCGACCGACCGCTTCCACAGGGAGGTCGCACCCCGGCTTCACCGGCGGGGGTGGCTGTATCTGGCGTTCTTCACGAGGAAGGGACAACGCCTCGTGGGCGACTACGGCCTCGTCTTCCGGGATGAATGCGCGACCTATCTCGGAGGGTCGGCTGGCGATCCCGAACTCATGCGTCTCTCGCCCGGAAATGTCCTGCTGATGACGATCATGAAACAATGCCATTCCATGAATATCCGGATCTATGATTTCCTCCGGGGCACCGAACGCTACAAGTATAACCTCGGAGCAGTGGACGTCCCCAACTGGACCCTGCTGATGTACAGCCATCGCCGCCGGTATGCCAGCTTCCTGCACCGGGCGGGGCTTCTCAGCGAGGCCCTCGTCCGCCGCCAGTCCTATGAATGGGCTTCGTTCAAGGTGCAGACGGCGAAGCATGGGATCTTCTCGGTCGCGTGTCTGTCCTATGTGGTCGGGCGCCTGCGCACCGTGATCTCCGACGCGGTCCAGAAGATGCGGACCCCCGAGAAGACGCTGATCATCGCGCGGGACCAGCAATGA
- a CDS encoding flippase — MSKDLASSVARNATVLMASQVVTWVSSFVLMIFLPRYLGTEDYGRLFLAMSVTMIAQVFVDFGGAYFIAKEIARHRDRAPQLIADSIGFRLGLSLLSFTILVLFAWAAGYPWEVRALIGILAAAKFWEGPLGVLISAFQGFEEMVHRSFVAISERVLLTVAGVAALILGATSFEIAIIMAVSTLIGCLVGFRRLRLFVDKLPRINWRTIPGLFRSGLPYLMMAIFAVIYYRINAVMLSFLAPETVVGWFGAAFRFFDILMFFPSILSMAVFPALSRQAGQKDPVAPMTAKSLEIILLGGVPVAVATYAFAEDIIALLFGLAGYSGSVVILKALVPGLLLVYVDFVLVTSIIAMDRQRTWSMVALAAIPFSVGLNYILIPLFQREAGNGGIGSALATNITEFGILCCALALLPRGFFPRGFWKQPAKTFAAGGVMIGAIWALQGTGLPWMLTAMCSILIFAGVVLLTGGIHADERRFIVATLSPASVRRMFVPQRSGT; from the coding sequence GTGAGCAAGGACCTCGCTTCATCGGTGGCACGGAACGCCACGGTACTCATGGCATCACAGGTGGTGACGTGGGTCTCCTCCTTCGTGCTGATGATCTTCCTCCCCCGCTACCTCGGTACGGAGGACTATGGACGGCTCTTCCTTGCCATGTCGGTGACCATGATCGCGCAGGTGTTCGTGGACTTCGGTGGCGCGTACTTCATCGCCAAGGAGATCGCCCGCCACCGCGACCGGGCCCCCCAGCTCATTGCCGATTCCATCGGTTTCCGGCTTGGCCTGAGCCTCCTGTCATTCACGATACTGGTCCTGTTCGCCTGGGCCGCCGGTTATCCGTGGGAGGTCCGGGCACTCATCGGCATCCTCGCAGCCGCCAAATTCTGGGAAGGCCCCCTCGGCGTGCTCATCAGCGCGTTTCAGGGCTTCGAGGAAATGGTCCACCGTTCATTCGTCGCGATCTCCGAACGGGTCCTTCTGACCGTGGCTGGCGTTGCAGCGCTCATCCTTGGCGCAACATCGTTCGAGATCGCCATCATCATGGCCGTCAGCACCCTCATCGGATGCCTCGTCGGGTTCCGGCGCCTCCGCCTGTTCGTCGACAAGCTCCCGCGCATCAACTGGCGCACGATCCCCGGCCTCTTCCGCTCCGGCCTTCCGTATCTCATGATGGCGATCTTCGCCGTCATCTATTACCGCATCAACGCCGTGATGCTCTCCTTCCTTGCTCCGGAGACGGTGGTCGGATGGTTCGGTGCGGCATTCCGGTTCTTCGATATCCTGATGTTCTTCCCGAGCATCCTCTCCATGGCGGTCTTCCCCGCCCTGTCGCGGCAAGCCGGACAGAAGGATCCGGTGGCACCCATGACCGCTAAAAGTCTCGAGATCATCCTGCTCGGGGGAGTACCGGTAGCGGTCGCCACCTACGCTTTCGCTGAGGACATCATTGCACTCCTGTTCGGACTCGCCGGGTACAGTGGTTCCGTCGTCATCCTGAAAGCGCTTGTTCCGGGACTGCTTCTGGTGTACGTGGACTTCGTCCTGGTCACCTCCATCATTGCCATGGATCGTCAACGGACGTGGTCCATGGTGGCCCTCGCAGCGATCCCCTTCAGTGTCGGATTGAACTACATCCTGATCCCGCTCTTTCAGCGCGAGGCGGGCAATGGCGGGATCGGATCAGCTCTTGCGACGAATATCACGGAGTTCGGCATCCTGTGCTGCGCCCTTGCACTCCTGCCCCGCGGGTTCTTCCCCCGCGGCTTCTGGAAACAACCGGCAAAGACCTTCGCCGCAGGCGGCGTCATGATCGGCGCGATCTGGGCCCTTCAGGGAACCGGTCTGCCGTGGATGCTGACCGCGATGTGCAGCATCCTCATTTTCGCAGGTGTGGTCCTGCTCACCGGCGGCATTCACGCCGACGAACGAAGGTTCATCGTGGCCACACTGTCACCGGCAAGCGTCCGGCGTATGTTCGTCCCGCAGAGATCCGGCACGTGA
- a CDS encoding WecB/TagA/CpsF family glycosyltransferase, translating to MTTEATARASTGVRIGDNVQAALTETERVCVDDICFDNIDTPTALAVVRSFLDEPQPRTPRQVSFANVHSISIARYDHELRYALHRADLVLPDGSGLSLAGRLNGLPVRENMNGTDFIPRVLDLLAHQKMSVFLLGGHPDVVSACREILTQRYPGLRIAGAHHGQFAGIDDQAIQEMIRIARPEVLLIALGSPLQEIWMTRVARQLPVRVCFTVGGLFDFLSGGKMRAPRWLQRLGLEWLFRFMMDPRAKWERVFVEIPWFLFRILTQQITVTRSSRRW from the coding sequence ATGACCACGGAAGCGACGGCACGGGCAAGTACCGGGGTCCGCATAGGGGACAATGTTCAGGCAGCGCTCACGGAAACGGAGCGCGTCTGCGTCGATGATATCTGCTTTGATAACATCGACACGCCCACAGCATTGGCCGTGGTCCGGTCCTTTCTTGACGAACCGCAACCCCGTACGCCGCGCCAGGTCAGCTTCGCCAACGTGCACAGCATCTCCATCGCACGCTATGACCATGAACTCCGGTATGCGTTGCATAGGGCGGACCTGGTCCTCCCCGATGGCTCCGGCCTTTCCCTGGCGGGGCGCCTCAATGGCCTCCCCGTCCGCGAGAACATGAACGGCACCGACTTCATCCCGAGGGTGCTGGACCTTCTCGCACATCAGAAGATGTCGGTCTTCCTGCTGGGCGGGCATCCCGACGTTGTGTCGGCGTGCCGCGAGATCCTGACGCAACGATATCCCGGACTCCGAATCGCCGGAGCCCACCACGGGCAGTTCGCGGGTATCGATGACCAGGCGATCCAGGAGATGATCCGGATCGCCCGGCCCGAGGTCCTTCTCATCGCGCTGGGAAGCCCGTTGCAGGAGATCTGGATGACGCGCGTGGCACGCCAGCTTCCTGTCCGGGTGTGCTTCACGGTGGGCGGACTCTTCGACTTTCTTTCGGGCGGCAAGATGCGCGCGCCACGATGGCTCCAGCGGCTGGGCCTGGAATGGCTCTTCCGGTTCATGATGGACCCGCGGGCAAAATGGGAGCGTGTGTTCGTCGAGATCCCATGGTTCCTGTTCCGTATTCTCACACAACAGATCACCGTAACGCGCAGCAGCCGTCGCTGGTGA
- a CDS encoding polysaccharide deacetylase family protein, which translates to MRSAPFHREPLISEGDPSAIQVLRYRLPEPGDATRAGTNLPGEAMERQFELLDRWGCTLITFEDFRLFREGELHLPRRPIIVTFDGGIQEMHRHILPSLRSNGLRAVVFVPAGNEPVRRTTGQRTGDTDIPFDPDQLVALQNSGCEIGSLTCSNTSLASMTPETVRRELCRSREILESVIGAQVLALAYPDGDVSEAVKRIAQDAGYMFAVGGQTPYAVFGSDLMEIRRRTIDARTGPLGLALSVFAPGVRLGTIGRRSMARMSDLPEPPAVRTAL; encoded by the coding sequence ATGCGTTCAGCACCATTTCATCGTGAACCACTCATCTCGGAGGGCGACCCCTCCGCCATCCAGGTCCTGCGCTACCGGCTCCCGGAGCCGGGCGATGCCACGCGTGCCGGCACGAACCTGCCCGGAGAGGCTATGGAACGGCAGTTCGAACTCCTGGACCGGTGGGGATGCACGCTGATCACCTTCGAGGACTTCCGCTTGTTCCGGGAGGGAGAACTGCATCTCCCGCGCAGACCGATCATCGTCACGTTCGATGGTGGCATTCAGGAGATGCACCGGCACATCCTTCCATCGCTCCGCAGCAATGGCCTGCGTGCCGTGGTCTTCGTACCAGCAGGCAACGAACCGGTCCGGCGAACCACGGGGCAGCGTACGGGTGACACCGACATTCCGTTCGATCCTGACCAGCTCGTTGCCCTGCAGAACTCCGGATGCGAGATCGGCTCGCTCACCTGTTCGAACACCTCCCTCGCATCCATGACGCCCGAAACGGTCAGGCGCGAGCTCTGCCGCTCACGGGAGATCCTGGAAAGCGTGATCGGAGCGCAGGTCCTTGCGCTTGCCTATCCCGACGGCGACGTGAGCGAGGCAGTGAAACGCATCGCACAGGACGCCGGATACATGTTCGCGGTGGGAGGACAGACACCCTATGCCGTGTTCGGGAGCGACCTGATGGAGATAAGGCGGAGGACGATCGACGCGCGCACCGGACCTCTGGGCCTGGCGTTGAGTGTGTTTGCGCCCGGCGTCAGACTCGGGACCATCGGCAGACGATCGATGGCCCGGATGAGCGACCTTCCGGAACCACCGGCCGTGAGGACGGCACTGTGA
- a CDS encoding glycosyltransferase, giving the protein MMKILNVIPYAPVPAVFGGALRVYHLLRWMSAHHDVRVLSYGTTGDRDRMVAEFGLAPDAITMVPDPFWLADPWKRVGQLYALLRNTSFTEIASRNKDMQRALDGLFARHRFDLVQIAYPVMGYFTFRTEAIRVLDAANVEYDIHRRSAEASHSLLRRLWSGYEARKLRPQEIAICGEQDMIFLPSQRDKALLDRDIPRVPKIVIPNGVDTHFFTPQEGPTEADTLVFTGAINYFPNADAVTWFVTEVLPLIHKVRPTVRVSIVGNAPPESVRRLASSHVKVTGFVDDVRPSIQRSAVYIVPLRIGGGTRLKVLEALAMRKPIVTTSIGCEGIDVADGESVLIADTPQAFADATLRLLMDRRKAEALADAGHRLVRSRYDWTSIGDTVGTAYELLLKKHHDPAGVPA; this is encoded by the coding sequence GTGATGAAGATCCTGAACGTCATACCGTACGCGCCCGTCCCCGCGGTGTTCGGAGGCGCCCTGCGCGTCTACCACCTCCTCCGCTGGATGAGCGCGCACCACGACGTGCGCGTGCTCTCGTACGGCACCACCGGCGACCGCGACCGGATGGTCGCGGAGTTCGGACTCGCACCGGACGCGATCACGATGGTCCCCGACCCCTTCTGGCTTGCCGATCCATGGAAGCGTGTCGGGCAGCTCTACGCACTCCTGCGCAACACCTCGTTCACCGAGATCGCATCCCGGAACAAGGACATGCAGCGCGCACTCGATGGGCTCTTCGCACGACATCGCTTCGACCTCGTCCAGATCGCCTACCCGGTGATGGGATACTTCACCTTCCGGACGGAGGCCATCCGCGTGCTCGATGCGGCCAATGTGGAATACGACATTCACCGGCGCTCCGCCGAGGCATCGCACTCCCTCCTGCGCCGCCTGTGGTCCGGCTATGAAGCACGGAAGCTGCGCCCTCAGGAGATCGCGATCTGCGGCGAGCAGGACATGATCTTTCTGCCATCGCAACGCGACAAGGCGTTGCTTGACCGGGACATACCCCGGGTCCCCAAGATCGTCATCCCGAACGGGGTGGACACCCACTTCTTCACGCCGCAGGAGGGGCCCACGGAAGCCGATACCCTTGTCTTCACCGGCGCCATCAATTACTTCCCGAATGCGGATGCTGTCACCTGGTTCGTCACCGAAGTCCTTCCGCTCATTCATAAGGTGCGCCCTACCGTCCGGGTCTCCATCGTTGGGAACGCGCCCCCTGAATCGGTCCGGCGACTCGCCTCTTCGCATGTGAAGGTCACAGGCTTCGTTGACGACGTACGCCCCTCGATCCAGCGCTCCGCGGTCTACATCGTTCCCCTGCGTATCGGCGGTGGCACCCGGCTGAAGGTGCTCGAAGCATTGGCCATGCGCAAGCCGATCGTGACCACCTCGATCGGATGCGAAGGGATCGACGTCGCCGATGGCGAATCGGTCCTGATCGCGGACACGCCACAGGCATTCGCAGACGCCACGCTCCGGCTCCTTATGGACCGCCGCAAGGCCGAAGCTCTCGCCGACGCCGGACACAGGTTGGTCCGTTCCCGGTACGATTGGACCTCGATCGGCGATACCGTGGGCACGGCCTATGAACTGCTCCTGAAGAAGCACCACGATCCGGCAGGGGTACCGGCATGA